A region from the Caldicellulosiruptor naganoensis genome encodes:
- a CDS encoding NAD(P)/FAD-dependent oxidoreductase gives MIVLKYTLYGYNNIGVKLKMIYDCAVIGAGPAGLSAAINLAQTNRSVVVFSTKEEDSSIYRAPEVNNYLGFYGVAGKELLRAFYDHAKKMGIEIVHRKVINFYKSGDIFTINANNEFYEAYSVILAIGTPKKTLLENEAEFVGRGISYCAVCDGMLYKGRTIAVIGEAIEAEEEAEYLSELAKKLYYIPLYKKNEFHFKDNVEVILSRPRSVYGEDFVNALEFEDRILNVDGIFIIRKTMPADQLIYGLEFTEDGHIKVDSKMQTSIEGLFAAGDVVGRPYQVAKAVGEGQIAGLSASTYVKMVKEKQK, from the coding sequence ATGATAGTTTTAAAATATACCCTGTATGGGTATAATAATATAGGGGTGAAGCTAAAGATGATTTATGATTGTGCGGTGATTGGAGCAGGACCGGCGGGCTTGTCTGCTGCCATAAATCTTGCTCAGACAAACAGAAGTGTTGTTGTGTTTTCAACAAAAGAAGAAGACTCAAGTATCTACAGAGCACCTGAGGTGAACAACTATCTTGGGTTTTATGGTGTAGCAGGAAAAGAGCTGTTGAGAGCATTTTATGATCATGCAAAAAAGATGGGTATTGAGATTGTGCACAGAAAGGTTATAAACTTCTACAAATCAGGTGACATTTTTACGATAAATGCAAACAATGAGTTTTATGAAGCATACTCTGTCATTTTAGCAATTGGCACACCAAAGAAAACTCTTTTAGAAAATGAAGCTGAATTTGTAGGTCGGGGAATTTCTTACTGTGCTGTTTGTGATGGGATGCTCTACAAGGGAAGAACCATCGCGGTTATTGGAGAGGCTATTGAAGCTGAAGAAGAGGCTGAGTACTTGTCTGAGCTTGCAAAAAAACTGTACTATATTCCACTTTATAAAAAGAATGAGTTTCATTTTAAAGACAATGTTGAGGTTATTTTGTCACGCCCAAGAAGTGTGTATGGGGAAGACTTTGTAAATGCGTTAGAGTTTGAAGACAGGATATTGAATGTTGATGGAATATTTATAATAAGAAAGACAATGCCAGCTGACCAGCTAATTTACGGACTTGAGTTTACAGAAGATGGGCACATAAAAGTTGACAGCAAGATGCAAACATCTATTGAAGGGCTTTTTGCAGCAGGCGATGTAGTGGGAAGGCCTTATCAGGTTGCAAAAGCTGTCGGTGAGGGTCAGATTGCCGGGCTTTCAGCCTCAACATATGTGAAGATGGTAAAAGAAAAGCAAAAGTAA
- a CDS encoding FmdB family zinc ribbon protein, translated as MPFYDLRCKECGEEFNIRASIKERENKEIECPNCHSHELEAVFKSVNIISSSRSDSGGYSCPSGCCGGSCGF; from the coding sequence ATGCCATTTTATGATTTGAGGTGCAAAGAGTGCGGTGAGGAGTTCAATATCAGAGCTTCTATTAAAGAGAGGGAAAACAAAGAGATTGAATGTCCAAACTGCCACAGTCATGAGCTTGAGGCAGTTTTCAAAAGTGTTAATATAATCTCATCTTCGCGTTCAGACAGTGGCGGATATTCATGCCCAAGCGGATGTTGTGGTGGGTCTTGTGGGTTTTAA
- a CDS encoding ABC transporter permease, which yields MEKFLLSCKMAIQSIFLNRLRSFLTLLGVVIGVGAVVAAVGLAEGTTAGITKEIEKLGTNLVYVFINPASKSEDISVDQFLEFARKNNDVIMGVSPFVQYPAQAIFRGKKEECQIIGATAEYMMIQNLALSKGRFISPVDSDFRQKVSVIGSRIQKKLFNSQNPVGQEINVNGQVFKVVGVLKEKQGGRDNTVDDSIIVPLFSLNSLSTDDYALVKNFLVRTVSADKNNEVKKRIKAYLSNVIKKEENYSVYDMSELMSTLNQITYLLMIILGGIATISLVVGGIGIMNIMLVSVTERTREIGIRKAIGAKRRDIRVQFLIESMVITGVGGIIGILLGFFVIAVGISRIPGVEPVYSLKWAFVAFGISVLIGVIFGMLPAEKAARLNPIEALRYE from the coding sequence ATGGAGAAGTTTTTGCTTTCTTGCAAGATGGCAATCCAGAGCATTTTTCTAAACAGGTTACGGTCATTTCTAACGCTTCTTGGTGTTGTCATAGGCGTTGGAGCGGTGGTTGCAGCTGTGGGGCTTGCTGAGGGCACCACAGCTGGTATTACAAAAGAGATAGAAAAGCTTGGTACAAACCTTGTGTATGTTTTTATAAATCCAGCTTCAAAGAGCGAAGACATTTCAGTTGATCAATTTTTAGAGTTTGCAAGGAAAAATAACGATGTTATCATGGGTGTGAGTCCATTTGTCCAATATCCTGCTCAGGCAATTTTCAGAGGTAAAAAAGAGGAGTGCCAGATTATTGGTGCAACAGCCGAGTACATGATGATACAAAACCTTGCGCTTTCAAAAGGAAGGTTTATAAGTCCTGTAGACAGTGATTTTAGGCAAAAAGTGTCAGTGATAGGTTCGAGGATACAGAAAAAGCTATTTAATAGCCAAAATCCAGTGGGGCAAGAGATAAACGTAAATGGTCAGGTTTTCAAGGTGGTTGGAGTTTTAAAAGAAAAACAGGGCGGAAGGGACAACACGGTTGACGACAGTATCATAGTGCCCTTGTTTTCCTTAAATAGCCTCTCCACAGACGACTATGCGCTTGTGAAAAATTTTTTGGTACGTACAGTTTCTGCTGATAAGAACAATGAGGTCAAAAAAAGGATAAAAGCATATTTGAGCAATGTTATAAAAAAGGAAGAAAACTATTCAGTCTATGATATGTCTGAACTTATGTCGACTCTCAATCAAATAACATATCTTCTGATGATAATACTTGGCGGCATTGCTACAATCTCTCTTGTGGTTGGCGGCATTGGAATTATGAACATAATGCTTGTGTCTGTTACAGAAAGAACAAGAGAAATTGGGATTCGAAAAGCAATTGGAGCAAAGAGAAGGGATATTAGAGTACAGTTTCTCATAGAGTCGATGGTTATAACAGGTGTTGGTGGTATAATTGGTATATTGCTTGGGTTTTTTGTAATTGCGGTGGGGATTTCAAGGATTCCTGGAGTTGAGCCTGTGTATTCGCTAAAGTGGGCTTTTGTGGCTTTTGGAATTTCAGTTTTGATAGGAGTTATTTTTGGAATGCTTCCGGCAGAGAAGGCAGCGCGCTTAAATCCCATTGAAGCGCTAAGATATGAATAA
- a CDS encoding SufB/SufD family protein: MSSRHYIDEKILELAKSALNKKAAYGQDVDLSVFEEAEEKDQISELSKLPEEIQKTILNAGIEVSEEGRSGSFLQLDHSVVYRRLQQRYQGQLEILDINEALEKYPEVREKYFWKAVKPDRDKYTAFSATHPAHGYFIRVFKGQKVEKPIQACLLLQENARIQNVHNIVILEEGAEVQIINGCATAPKVKEGLHIGISEFYLEKGSRLTFTMVHNWAEDFYVRPRGVTIVEDDAVFVSNYVLLKPVKSIQSFPIAILKGKNSVASFNSLLYGLKDSEIDMGSHIILEGENSSGQAISRAIVKDRAKIYSRGVLEARHNQSRAHLDCRGILFSEEGVMYAVPELLSDGAPQSHLSHEAAIGPIAEEEVEYLMARGLSKDEAISLITQGFMDVKILGLPKHLENYIQELILQTQEENM, translated from the coding sequence TTGTCTTCAAGACACTATATAGATGAAAAGATTTTGGAGCTTGCAAAGTCAGCTTTAAATAAAAAGGCAGCTTATGGGCAAGATGTTGACCTTTCAGTTTTTGAAGAAGCAGAAGAAAAAGATCAGATTTCAGAGCTCTCTAAACTTCCAGAAGAGATTCAAAAGACAATCCTAAATGCTGGAATAGAGGTATCTGAAGAAGGCCGGTCGGGAAGTTTTTTGCAGCTTGACCACTCTGTTGTATACAGACGGCTTCAGCAAAGGTACCAGGGCCAGCTTGAGATTTTGGACATAAATGAAGCTTTGGAAAAGTATCCAGAGGTTCGCGAAAAGTATTTCTGGAAAGCGGTAAAGCCTGACAGGGATAAATACACTGCATTTTCGGCAACACACCCTGCCCACGGGTATTTTATAAGAGTGTTCAAAGGACAGAAGGTTGAAAAGCCAATACAGGCATGCCTGCTTTTGCAGGAAAATGCAAGGATACAAAACGTGCACAATATTGTCATCTTAGAAGAAGGTGCAGAGGTTCAGATTATAAACGGATGCGCAACAGCACCAAAGGTAAAGGAAGGGCTGCACATTGGAATTTCTGAGTTTTACCTTGAAAAGGGAAGCAGGCTCACATTTACAATGGTTCACAATTGGGCAGAAGATTTTTATGTCAGACCCCGTGGAGTGACCATTGTTGAAGATGATGCTGTGTTTGTTTCAAACTACGTGCTTTTAAAACCTGTGAAGTCCATACAGTCGTTTCCCATTGCAATTTTGAAAGGTAAAAACTCGGTTGCATCCTTCAACTCGCTCTTGTATGGGCTAAAAGACTCTGAGATTGACATGGGCTCTCATATCATCTTAGAAGGTGAAAATTCAAGTGGCCAGGCAATATCAAGGGCTATTGTAAAAGACAGGGCAAAGATATACTCGCGTGGAGTGTTAGAAGCAAGGCACAATCAATCTCGTGCGCATTTAGACTGTCGTGGAATTTTGTTCTCTGAAGAAGGTGTTATGTATGCTGTGCCAGAGCTATTGTCAGACGGTGCGCCACAGAGCCACCTTTCACATGAGGCAGCAATAGGTCCCATTGCCGAAGAAGAAGTAGAATATCTGATGGCAAGAGGGCTTTCAAAAGACGAGGCAATATCTCTTATAACCCAGGGGTTTATGGATGTAAAAATACTTGGGCTTCCCAAGCATCTTGAAAATTATATACAGGAGCTTATTTTGCAGACGCAGGAGGAGAATATGTAA
- a CDS encoding cyclic-di-AMP receptor has product MKLVLAIVSEVDRNKLNLALIENSVPATIIYSTGGFLNRGTVTFMIGAEDDRLDDVIELIKKNVSERKEVSKSTLPPALQSLFFVSKQKIEQGGAVIFVLDIENFLKV; this is encoded by the coding sequence ATGAAATTAGTTTTGGCCATTGTGTCAGAAGTGGATAGAAATAAACTGAACCTTGCACTTATTGAAAATAGTGTTCCTGCAACAATTATCTATTCAACAGGCGGTTTTTTGAATAGGGGCACTGTTACATTCATGATAGGTGCTGAAGATGATAGGCTTGATGATGTGATTGAGCTTATAAAAAAGAACGTGTCAGAAAGGAAAGAGGTTTCAAAATCTACTTTGCCACCTGCTTTGCAGAGCCTGTTTTTTGTAAGCAAGCAGAAGATTGAACAGGGCGGAGCGGTGATTTTTGTGCTGGACATTGAAAACTTCTTGAAAGTTTGA
- a CDS encoding ABC transporter ATP-binding protein, which produces MLEIIDLHVEVGSKEILKGVSLTIPDGETHILFGPNGSGKTTLMMSIMGLPKYKITSGKIIFNGIDITYMPTHERAKLGIGMMFQKPPAIRGVELKKLSEIIKSIRNTDADIQEYARILNLKEHLSREVNYGFSGGEIKRSELLQLLCQKPSLVLLDEPESGVDLDNITLLGNVIKKLLKGEKIKKRHTSGLIVTHTGYILEYVNADKGHILMDGKIVCSGSAEDLFEEIRQNGFGRCENCLQDTI; this is translated from the coding sequence ATGCTTGAAATCATTGACCTTCACGTTGAAGTTGGCTCAAAAGAGATTTTAAAAGGTGTCTCTCTCACAATCCCGGATGGAGAGACGCACATTCTGTTTGGCCCGAACGGAAGCGGAAAGACAACTCTGATGATGAGTATTATGGGGCTTCCAAAATACAAAATAACGTCAGGCAAGATTATCTTCAATGGCATTGACATCACATACATGCCAACTCATGAGAGGGCAAAGCTTGGGATTGGAATGATGTTCCAAAAACCACCGGCAATAAGAGGAGTTGAGCTAAAAAAACTTTCTGAGATAATAAAGTCTATAAGAAACACCGATGCTGACATCCAAGAGTATGCAAGAATTTTAAATTTGAAGGAACATCTGTCAAGAGAAGTAAACTATGGATTTTCTGGTGGTGAGATAAAAAGGTCCGAGCTTTTGCAGCTTTTGTGTCAAAAACCAAGCCTTGTACTTTTGGATGAGCCAGAGTCAGGTGTTGACCTTGACAATATTACCCTTTTGGGAAATGTAATTAAAAAGCTTTTGAAAGGTGAAAAGATAAAAAAACGTCACACCTCCGGCTTGATTGTCACACACACCGGGTATATTTTAGAGTATGTCAATGCAGACAAAGGACACATTCTGATGGATGGAAAGATAGTGTGCTCAGGTTCTGCAGAAGACCTCTTTGAAGAGATAAGACAAAACGGGTTTGGGAGGTGTGAAAATTGTCTTCAAGACACTATATAG
- a CDS encoding FTR1 family protein, protein MVQGFVIAFREVFEIILVVAVMIGVIQKLNQKDLLKSLNIGLALGIVLSALLGIIVFDFYESLEESFEGIEIALKALLVILITWFLALAIKYQKRDLNSRLMKRLLISKNIHMEFFSYLL, encoded by the coding sequence ATGGTTCAGGGATTTGTAATTGCTTTTAGAGAGGTTTTTGAGATAATTCTTGTAGTTGCTGTGATGATTGGGGTTATTCAAAAGCTTAACCAAAAGGATTTGCTAAAAAGTTTGAATATTGGACTGGCATTAGGGATTGTTTTGAGTGCATTGCTTGGTATTATTGTATTTGACTTTTATGAGAGCTTGGAAGAGTCCTTTGAGGGAATTGAGATAGCATTAAAAGCTTTACTGGTGATTCTAATTACATGGTTTTTAGCTTTAGCTATTAAATATCAGAAAAGGGATTTAAACAGCAGACTTATGAAAAGGTTATTAATTTCCAAAAATATTCATATGGAATTTTTCTCCTATCTCTTGTAA
- a CDS encoding efflux RND transporter periplasmic adaptor subunit — MQSTAKGLKNWQKAVIIVLLILVGFILTLVLTMPSGSKKDASSKPKTAKVQRISLKQTLLVSGIVQSSSTRNVLSKVNGTLEKIFVKNGQYVKKGDLIAKIDDSQAVYKIDSLERQRLELELQRENLQRQLQNYILKSPQEGFIQNLAAEEGQLVSQGMQIMTIVDDSKMKLSTQLPAWCYGKVKKGQKAEVVVSDLMDRVDGVVESIGSRIYKNDDGVMVFDAKVVVSNKNGSLTESMRASISLKLLTGEKVTSLSEGVLEVFSKKSIVSPVSGKIEKVFVENGQKVKMDSLLLKFSTDDIEMQIKQLDLKIEEIKSQIEASKEDLKNFEILSPIDGKIADLNLQDGDVVSAGQLICSVYDPKHLAINAQVEELDILKIKPGQKVNIKLDAVGSTRNRPLEGYVAEISEKAQSDSSSVSKFVVKIEFENNNSIKIGMHAEAEIILKSKENALVVPVEAVHKEDGKYYVYVYTQQKAKTSEKNKEQKTSQKTDEYGLDSSYYKDAEKRPVKLGMTTEKYVEILEGLIEGEEVVLPKFDTEKQGQSLFY, encoded by the coding sequence ATGCAAAGCACTGCAAAAGGTCTAAAAAACTGGCAAAAAGCTGTAATTATTGTGTTACTTATATTAGTGGGATTTATTTTAACACTTGTTTTAACAATGCCATCTGGGAGCAAAAAGGATGCTTCATCTAAGCCCAAGACTGCAAAGGTACAGAGGATTTCTTTAAAGCAAACACTTTTGGTATCTGGCATTGTGCAAAGCAGCAGCACAAGGAATGTTTTATCAAAAGTAAATGGTACTTTAGAAAAGATTTTTGTCAAAAACGGGCAATATGTCAAAAAAGGAGATTTAATTGCCAAGATAGATGACAGTCAAGCAGTTTATAAGATAGACTCTTTAGAAAGACAGCGTCTTGAGCTTGAACTTCAGAGAGAAAATTTGCAAAGACAACTTCAGAACTATATTTTAAAATCTCCTCAAGAAGGATTTATCCAAAACCTTGCGGCAGAAGAAGGTCAACTTGTCAGCCAAGGAATGCAGATAATGACTATTGTTGATGATTCAAAGATGAAGCTAAGCACCCAGCTTCCTGCCTGGTGCTATGGGAAGGTAAAAAAGGGGCAGAAGGCAGAGGTTGTAGTATCTGACCTTATGGATAGAGTCGACGGTGTTGTGGAAAGTATTGGTAGCAGGATATACAAAAATGATGATGGTGTGATGGTATTTGATGCAAAGGTAGTAGTTTCAAACAAAAACGGTAGTTTGACTGAAAGTATGAGGGCAAGTATAAGTTTAAAACTTTTAACCGGCGAAAAAGTGACATCGCTCAGCGAAGGTGTTTTAGAGGTATTTTCAAAAAAGAGTATTGTAAGTCCTGTTTCTGGCAAAATAGAAAAGGTTTTTGTGGAAAACGGGCAGAAGGTAAAAATGGATAGTTTGCTTTTGAAATTTTCGACAGATGATATTGAAATGCAAATAAAACAGCTTGATTTGAAGATAGAAGAAATAAAGTCCCAGATAGAAGCATCCAAAGAGGATTTGAAAAACTTTGAAATTTTATCACCAATTGACGGTAAAATAGCTGATTTGAATCTTCAGGATGGTGATGTGGTAAGTGCTGGGCAGTTAATATGTTCAGTATATGACCCAAAACACCTTGCAATAAATGCTCAGGTGGAAGAACTTGACATTTTGAAGATAAAGCCAGGGCAGAAGGTTAACATAAAGCTTGATGCAGTAGGAAGTACAAGAAATAGGCCTTTAGAAGGGTATGTTGCAGAGATTTCTGAAAAGGCTCAATCAGATAGTAGCAGCGTCTCAAAGTTTGTTGTTAAAATAGAGTTTGAAAATAACAACAGTATAAAAATTGGGATGCACGCAGAAGCAGAGATTATCTTAAAGTCCAAGGAAAATGCGCTGGTTGTACCAGTTGAAGCAGTTCACAAAGAAGATGGAAAATATTATGTGTATGTTTACACACAACAAAAGGCTAAAACTTCTGAGAAAAACAAAGAACAAAAAACCAGCCAGAAAACAGACGAATACGGACTTGACAGCTCTTACTATAAAGATGCAGAAAAAAGGCCGGTCAAACTTGGCATGACAACCGAAAAATATGTTGAAATCTTGGAAGGACTTATCGAGGGCGAAGAAGTGGTGCTTCCAAAGTTTGATACTGAAAAACAGGGTCAAAGTCTTTTCTACTAA